A genome region from Chitinivibrionia bacterium includes the following:
- a CDS encoding TIGR00730 family Rossman fold protein — MVTQIPSNASSETWRMFRVISEFVDGIQSMSNVGPCVSVFGSARTPADDRYFKQAIEMGRLCAENGYGVITGGGPGIMEAAHIGAREVKDGKAIGLNINLPMEQFPNPYQNIKLDFHYFFVRKVMFLRYSSAIVVCPGGFGTLDELFEVLTLVQTNKSQKVPIVLLGKDFWGGMMDWVEKVMLKDNKYICPDDPKLMHLTDDPNEAIRIINEFNKKRTSATNF, encoded by the coding sequence ATGGTAACACAAATTCCAAGCAACGCGTCAAGCGAAACGTGGAGAATGTTCAGAGTAATTTCTGAATTTGTAGATGGAATTCAATCAATGTCGAATGTCGGACCTTGCGTGTCGGTTTTCGGCTCGGCGAGAACACCGGCGGACGACCGATATTTTAAGCAGGCGATTGAAATGGGCAGATTGTGCGCAGAAAACGGCTATGGAGTAATTACAGGCGGCGGACCCGGTATTATGGAAGCGGCGCATATCGGCGCGCGCGAGGTAAAAGACGGGAAAGCAATCGGCTTGAACATAAATCTTCCGATGGAGCAGTTTCCAAACCCTTATCAAAATATAAAATTGGATTTTCATTACTTTTTTGTGAGAAAAGTTATGTTTTTGCGTTATTCTTCGGCGATAGTTGTTTGTCCCGGAGGATTTGGAACGCTCGACGAATTATTTGAAGTATTGACGCTTGTTCAGACAAACAAGTCGCAGAAAGTTCCGATAGTTCTGCTCGGCAAAGATTTTTGGGGCGGAATGATGGATTGGGTTGAAAAGGTGATGCTTAAAGACAACAAGTATATCTGCCCCGACGACCCGAAATTGATGCATTTGACCGACGACCCGAACGAGGCGATTCGTATAATTAACGAGTTTAACAAAAAACGCACATCGGCGACAAACTTTTAA